Proteins encoded in a region of the Planococcus citri chromosome 1, ihPlaCitr1.1, whole genome shotgun sequence genome:
- the LOC135841737 gene encoding xylulose kinase, producing MLMEGEKTYLGLDFSTQQLKGIIVGEDLNVLLEESVEFDSVLPEFRTHKGVIHSKDGRTITTPTIMWVKAMDVLLDKLQVAGADFGKIAAVSGSAQQHGTVYWQKGSENVLRNLDPTSFLHTQLASSFTIPDSPVWMDSSTSTYCRKLEEAVGGPEELAKLTGAVAFERFSGPQISKIAETKKIAYENTERISLISSFGCSLLLGRYAPIDLSDGSGMNLLDLQTKDWNSTCLTACAPNLADKLGKPVPCGADLGVINEYFVERFAFNANCRVASFTGDNPASLIGMRLKAGDVAISLGTSDTVFLWLDKQTVLPECHVSVNPLKSDAFMGLLCFKNGSLTRERFRDTFANRSWDEFNSILERTPRGNFGNVGYFFDVQEILPWAQGEYRFDKADNVISKFPSIEIELRALIEGQFIAKRSHAEDLGVAIGPNSKILATGGASKNKVILQILSDVFNRPVYVLEGANSSVLGASYLAKYALRNDSEEPDPVAYFDRITSNVNAATLVCTPYGDADQIYTPMVTRYKRFISDVLNKT from the exons ATGTTGATGGAAGGTGAAAAAACCTACTTAGGTTTAGATTTTAGCACTCAACAG TTGAAAGGTATCATCGTTGGCGAAGATTTGAACGTTTTATTGGAAGAAAGCGTAGAGTTCGACAGCGTACTTCCCGAATTTCGTACTCATAAAGGAGTAATTCATTCAAAAGATGGCCGAACTATCACTACTCCCACGATTATGTGGGTTAAAGCGATGGATGTATTGCTAGATAAACTACAAGTCGCAGGCGccgattttggcaaaatagctGCAGTTTCGGGTAGCGCTCAG CAACACGGTACAGTTTACTGGCAAAAAGGAAGCGAAAATGTTTTACGAAATCTCGACCCTACGAGCTTCCTCCATACTCAACTCGCATCTTCGTTCACCATTCCCGATTCGCCCGTATGGATGGATTCGAGCACGTCGACTTATTGCAGAAAACTAGAAGAAGCTGTCGGTGGTCCTGAA GAATTGGCTAAATTAACCGGAGCTGTCGCTTTCGAGAGATTTTCCGGGccccaaatttccaaaattgccgAAACCAAGAAGATAGCTTACGAAAATACAGAG AGGATCTCGTTGATTAGCAGTTTCGGTTGTTCGTTGCTGTTAGGTAGATACGCTCCCATTGATTTGAGTGACGGATCCGGAATGAATTTATTGGATCTTCAAACCAAAGACTGGAATTCAACTTGCCTTACG gCGTGTGCGCCAAATCTTGCCGATAAACTTGGTAAGCCTGTCCCTTGTGGTGCTGATCTCGGTGTTataaatgaatattttgtgGAAAGATTCGCTTTTAATGCCAActgtcgcgtcgcgtcgttcACCGGTGATAATCCAGCCTCGTTGATTG GAATGCGACTGAAAGCTGGAGACGTTGCAATCAGCTTGGGAACCAGCGATACGGTATTTTTATGGTTGGATAAGCAGACTGTATTACCAGAATGTCACGTATCAGTGAATCCTTTGAAGAGTGACGCTTTTATGGGCTTACTATG TTTTAAAAACGGTTCGCTAACCAGAGAACGTTTCCGTGATACATTTGCCAATCGATCGTGGGATGAATTCAATTCGATATTAGAGAGAACGCCGCGTGGTAATTTCGGCAACGTGG ggtatttttttgatgtGCAAGAAATACTGCCCTGGGCTCAAGGCGAATATCGATTTGATAAAGCCGACAATGTCATATCTAAATTCCCGTCGATTGAAATAGAACTCCGAGCTTTAATCGAAGGTCAATTTATTGCCAAAAGGTCTCATGCTGAAGATCTTGGGGTCGCTATAG GTccaaacagtaaaattttagcCACAGGAGGTGCCTCGAAGAATAAAGTTATACTACAAATTTTAAGCGATGTTTTCAATAGACCAGTTTACGTTTTG GAAGGTGCGAATTCGTCGGTTTTGGGCGCTTCGTATTTAGCCAAATACGCTCTTCGAAACGATTCCGAAGAACCGGACCCGGTAGCGTATTTCGATCGTATCACGAGCAACGTTAACGCTGCCACGTTAGTGTGCACACCTTACGGCGATGCCGATCAGATTTATACGCCGATGGTGACTCGTTATAAGCGTTTTATTAGCGACGTTTTGAACAAAACGTGA
- the LOC135841629 gene encoding malectin isoform X2 produces MYPIRCFLLIIVCSSLSVNGFDPNRVIYAVNAGGDVHYDSLGIRYDKDPLHGKVGISSDYGKSLAIRRVPEKDFELYQVERYHHNSFGYEVPISEDGDYVLVLKFCEVYFNTRNSKVFDVSLNGMRVIENLDIYDKVGKGVAHDEYIQFSIKDNAFVYNNMESFINNGRIKVEFLKGRKDNPKVNAVIVYKGTIDDIPKLRPLMEEEKPYHLRERPERKTFHQPRITREDPYNYQDLLTTFWPILVSILPVIPIIYCLCKI; encoded by the exons ATGTATCCAATTCGGTGTTTTCTTCTAATCATCGTATGTTCATCACTGAGCGTTAATGGTTTCGATCCAAATCGAGTGATATACGCTGTGAACGCCGGCGGCGATGTGCACTACGATAGTCTGGGTATCCGCTACGATAAAGATCCGCTGCACGGTAAAGTTGGCATTTCATCGGATTATGGTAAATCTCTAGCTATTCGTAGAGTTCCTGAAAAGGATTTCGAACTGTATCAAGTGGAAAGATACCATCATAATTCGTTCGGTTACGAGGTACCCATCAGCGAAGATGGAGATTATGTTCTCGTGTTGAAGTTCTGCGAAGTCTATTTCAATACTCGTAACTCCAAG gTGTTCGATGTATCGTTAAACGGTATGCGAGTTATTGAGAATCTCGATATTTACGATAAAGTTGGCAAAGGTGTAGCTCACGATGAATACATCCAGTTCAGTATCAAAGACAACGCGTTCGTATACAATAATATGGAATCATTCATCAATAATGGCAGAATCAAAGTGGAATTTTTAAAG GGACGTAAAGATAATCCGAAAGTCAACGCTGTTATCGTCTACAAGGGAACCATCGATG ATATACCGAAATTGCGTCCTTTGATGGAAGAAGAGAAACCTTACCATCTACGCGAACGACctgaaagaaaaacattccATCAACCGCGTATTACCCGAGAAGATCCTTACAATTACCAAGATCTGTTAACCACTTTTTGGCCAATACTAGTCTCGATTCTACCTGTAATTCCTATAATTTACTGCCTTTGTAAAATTTAA
- the LOC135841629 gene encoding malectin isoform X1, translated as MYPIRCFLLIIVCSSLSVNGFDPNRVIYAVNAGGDVHYDSLGIRYDKDPLHGKVGISSDYGKSLAIRRVPEKDFELYQVERYHHNSFGYEVPISEDGDYVLVLKFCEVYFNTRNSKVFDVSLNGMRVIENLDIYDKVGKGVAHDEYIQFSIKDNAFVYNNMESFINNGRIKVEFLKGRKDNPKVNAVIVYKGTIDDFPKLATLKADDKEKIKFEYPEIKYTKAKKVSASSKTQPARDPYATEQPTMMWPMCMLMFAIFSIFYTFCRI; from the exons ATGTATCCAATTCGGTGTTTTCTTCTAATCATCGTATGTTCATCACTGAGCGTTAATGGTTTCGATCCAAATCGAGTGATATACGCTGTGAACGCCGGCGGCGATGTGCACTACGATAGTCTGGGTATCCGCTACGATAAAGATCCGCTGCACGGTAAAGTTGGCATTTCATCGGATTATGGTAAATCTCTAGCTATTCGTAGAGTTCCTGAAAAGGATTTCGAACTGTATCAAGTGGAAAGATACCATCATAATTCGTTCGGTTACGAGGTACCCATCAGCGAAGATGGAGATTATGTTCTCGTGTTGAAGTTCTGCGAAGTCTATTTCAATACTCGTAACTCCAAG gTGTTCGATGTATCGTTAAACGGTATGCGAGTTATTGAGAATCTCGATATTTACGATAAAGTTGGCAAAGGTGTAGCTCACGATGAATACATCCAGTTCAGTATCAAAGACAACGCGTTCGTATACAATAATATGGAATCATTCATCAATAATGGCAGAATCAAAGTGGAATTTTTAAAG GGACGTAAAGATAATCCGAAAGTCAACGCTGTTATCGTCTACAAGGGAACCATCGATG atttcccAAAATTGGCTACGTTGAAAGCGGACGATaaagagaaaattaaattcgagtATCCGGAGATAAAGTACACTAAAGCTAAAAAAGTAAGCGCTAGTTCGAAAACGCAGCCGGCTCGAGATCCATATGCCACCGAACAACCTACGATGATGTGGCCTATGTGTATGTTGATGTTCGCCATATTCAGCATATTTTATACGTTCTGCaggatttaa